CCTTTATGATAGAGAAAGAATGGATTAAAGAAGACAGTAATTGTTCTGAGAAGTTATTAAATATAGTTAATACAGTAAAAGGTAATATGGAGACTATTAGGGACATAATAAAAGTTGCTGCTCCTTTTTTTGAAGAGATTGACCTTATCAAAACCGAAGAAGAGCAAAGAATACTTAAGCAGGAAGAAAATAAAATAGTGTTTTCATACCTAATTGAAAAATTGCAAAACATCAAATTTACAGAAAAAACACTGGATAAATTTATAAATGAATTGAAAACTGTACTTAATCTTTCCGGAAAGAAAATATATCACCCAATGCGAGTTGCTCTTATTGGATCTAAGAATGGCCCGGAGCTTACAAAAATTATGCTCTTACTTGGGAAAGAGCGCGTAATAGATAGGTTTAGAAAAGCGCTTAATAAGAATTTCACCGGGACGAATTTATAAAGAGTATTTGAGTAGCTAAATTTTATCTATAATCCTCTTACGATGACAATGGGGGTTTGTTGGTCTTCATTTCCCGCAGGATTGTCAGAAAGTGCTTTCTCCAATTTATCCTTTGATACGTTCTTACTGTATCCTACTGCCCAGGCATCTCCAAGGTCGTTTGCATCAATAACTGCTGCTCTGCAGCCAGTTCTCTCTGCAATTTTTTCACTTACTACAA
This portion of the Caldisericota bacterium genome encodes:
- a CDS encoding glutamate--tRNA ligase, with the translated sequence SKDDREFFTKEELINLFTLESVNKAPAIFDIDKLKWMNHHYISKANDERLCRLTLPFMIEKEWIKEDSNCSEKLLNIVNTVKGNMETIRDIIKVAAPFFEEIDLIKTEEEQRILKQEENKIVFSYLIEKLQNIKFTEKTLDKFINELKTVLNLSGKKIYHPMRVALIGSKNGPELTKIMLLLGKERVIDRFRKALNKNFTGTNL